A stretch of Pogona vitticeps strain Pit_001003342236 chromosome 5, PviZW2.1, whole genome shotgun sequence DNA encodes these proteins:
- the GAR1 gene encoding H/ACA ribonucleoprotein complex subunit 1: MSFRGRGGGNRGGGFNRGGGGFNRGGRGGGRGGFGRGGGRGGFNRGYDQGPPESVVIVGEFMHPCEDDIVCKCTTQENKVPYFNAPVYLENKEQIGKIDEIFGQLRDFYFSVKLSENMKASSFKKLQKFYIDPAKLLPLQRFLPRPPGEKGPPRGGRGGRGGRGGSRGGGGGFRGGRGGGGFRGGRGGGGGGRGFRGRGH; encoded by the exons ATGTCATTTCGAGGAAGAGGTGGTGGTAATCGTGGTGGTGGATTCAAtcgaggtggtggtggtttcaatAGAGGCGGCCGGGGTGGCGGAAGAGGTGGATTTGGCCGTGGTGGAGGACGAGGAGGCTTCAACAGAGGATACGACCAGGGACCCCCAGAAAGTGTAGTCA TCGTGGGAGAGTTCATGCACCCTTGTGAAGATGACATTGTTTGCAAATGTACCACTCAAGAAAACAAAGTACCTTATTTCAATGCACCAgtttatttagaaaataaagaGCAAATTGGAAAAATAGATGAAATATTTGGGCAGTTGAGAGACTTT TATTTTTCAGTCAAACTATCAGAAAATATGAAAGCCTCCTCGTTTAAAAAACTACAGAAG TTTTATATCGATCCGGCAAAATTGCTCCCTCTTCAGAGGTTTTTGCCAAGGCCTCCAGGTGAGAAAGGACCTCCAAGAGGTGGTAGAGGAGGgcgtggaggaagaggaggcagcagagGTGGAG GAG GTGGTTTCAGGGGTGGCAGAGGTGGTGGAGGGTTCCGAGGAGGACGAGGCGGTGGAGGTGGTGGTCGGGGATTTAGGG GCAGAGGACATTAA